ACACCAGGGCAGATCCTGGGGATGGGCTTTCGGGTCTGGAGGATCTCCGCAGTGTTGTCGGTTGGCTGTGGCTTCGGCTTGTATCTATCTAAGAGGGATAGGTACTGAGAAAAACACCCCTCCGGGATGGAGGGGTAATGTGGATTTTTTGACTTCATAGTCATGTGAGTGGTAACATTATGATTATGCGGTTCACAAAAATTTCACAAAAAACCTGTCAAGGTATGAAATAGGGTAATTATCTACATCAATAAAGGTCTTGATTTTACTGGCCCGAGACAGGTTGCGGTAGTTTATAATAGGCTCCCAATACAACTCGAAATCGAGTAGACTGTGATGAGCGGTCTCTAGGGTTCGAATCCCTAACTCTCCGCCAAATATATATAAACAAAGGGATTCTCACTGTTGAAGGTGAGAATCCCTTTGTTGTTTAAGGGTAATTTAAATTTATGGCCGACGAGATTGCCGACTATGGTCTCCTTTAGGACGCCAAAAAGATTTTTTTGCTAAATGTATAAATTGATTATTTAACGATAAAAATATTATCAATTGATAATATTTTTGTAGATTTTTCCCCATCTAGAGCATATAATTGTATTAGGAATCGCTCTACAAGGGGTTGAATTTAAAGGTGCCAACAACTGAAGAAATTGAAAAATACCTAGAACTGGTACGATTGTTCATTGTTGAAGATAAAGTTGATTTTATTAAGGGTAGTGACGAGAAATATACTCTTGGCAAATTAGGAATTAGCATTACTGATGCTTTTGAAATGGTTAAAGATCTTGATGTAAAGAATTATTATAGGGGTCCATCTCCTGATCATAGGTATCCGTCTCAACAGGTATGGGAGTTTGGTATTCCAGAAATTTTTGAGGATGAAATACCTCCCCACAGGGACTTATATGTAAAGCTTACTTTTCGAAATACTAGGGGAGACCTTCTAATGATGTCTTTTCATAAAGCTAGGGATCTTATTACATATCCATATAAATAAAATCTCAGGTGGTTATATCAACCATATGAGAGGGGGAGATACTAAAGATGAGAAATATATACTGTGGCAACTGTGAGAAGGAAGTTTTAGGCATAACTAAAGAAGATTACTTTGAATATCCTGTTAGAAATTTAGTATACAAAATTAACGGAAAGAGACTGTTTTGTCCAGACTGTGGGAATGAATTATTTCATCGTGAATATGATGAAGCCAATCAGAGAGCAGCTTTTGACTTGTACAGAAAAGAAACGGGGATTATTTCACCAAAAGAAATTAAGGATATTAGGGAAAAATATGAATTGACCCAACGGGAGTTTTCATACCTGCTGGGTTTTGGCGAAATTACTGTTTCAAGGTATGAAAGAGGGTCTCTACCAACTATAGCACAAAGTCAAATAATTAAAGAAAGTATAGAACCGAGCAAGATGCTTATATTACTGAAAGAAAATGGTCATAAAATTGAGACTGAAAGATATATCCAAACTAAGAATAGATTAGAAGAAATGATAGCTAATAAAAATGTTAATGAAAATATAGAGCAGTACATTTTGAGAGATATGAAAAATATTACTACACCTGAACTCGATGTTTATAATGGTTTTAAAAGGTTTGATTATAAAAAGTTCTCCCAGATGGTATATTTCTTTGCTCTAAAAGAAATCACAAGTTTATACATTACTAAACTAAATAAGCTTATGTTTTATGCAGATTACTATTATTATAAAAAGTTTGGTACTTCGCTGAGCGGAACACGTTATATAAGACATAATTATGGTCCTGTACCAAATAAATACCAAACT
This genomic interval from Desulforamulus reducens MI-1 contains the following:
- a CDS encoding type II toxin-antitoxin system MqsR family toxin yields the protein MPTTEEIEKYLELVRLFIVEDKVDFIKGSDEKYTLGKLGISITDAFEMVKDLDVKNYYRGPSPDHRYPSQQVWEFGIPEIFEDEIPPHRDLYVKLTFRNTRGDLLMMSFHKARDLITYPYK
- a CDS encoding type II TA system antitoxin MqsA family protein, which gives rise to MRNIYCGNCEKEVLGITKEDYFEYPVRNLVYKINGKRLFCPDCGNELFHREYDEANQRAAFDLYRKETGIISPKEIKDIREKYELTQREFSYLLGFGEITVSRYERGSLPTIAQSQIIKESIEPSKMLILLKENGHKIETERYIQTKNRLEEMIANKNVNENIEQYILRDMKNITTPELDVYNGFKRFDYKKFSQMVYFFALKEITSLYITKLNKLMFYADYYYYKKFGTSLSGTRYIRHNYGPVPNKYQTLYDSIDTIEIFEDEYGNYIKPANDLALTFNDKEISILDLVNQKFKHMNSKEISNFSHKEKCWIETPHKQPISYLYSEFMECGL